A single region of the Vicia villosa cultivar HV-30 ecotype Madison, WI linkage group LG4, Vvil1.0, whole genome shotgun sequence genome encodes:
- the LOC131594751 gene encoding uncharacterized protein LOC131594751 translates to MNQTNPTPPPIQTNPTPPPADQPEPSIPTSEEFRFIPTPGYTHRVLQIPPRHSTEEGSQEEGDQALSNEEQEEQVDGQRPKIYIVEDTELSPGYLVAEMCRKVIEKLYRGTFFNYSELKCEKREKERNEWFNMFKSLVSWDRCDDAKMEYLFHKRCVARLRDILQKAKEKACKPPWMGVDTWRFLFEKWKTKEFKDVSKQNKTNRSSSRGGAVHTSGRKAHHDVALELAKKLKRPAHPDELFIATHKKKNGEWVDERAATTHETYVSSLTQATQTGNDVDGSTRIQMWKDVVGGKTRGRCYGVAQLAHNVRDGVSFLTQVSVTNPNREADSEAIEAARAEAAAAREEAARAEAEAARANARTDELAKQFEDLRKMFEMFQSRQPGSSSAPSSEHAHYNYSEDEEDEEDDVADDHDQNE, encoded by the exons ATGAATCAGACAAACCCAACACCACCACCTATTCAGACAAACCCAACACCGCCACCTGCTGATCAGCCTGAACCATCAATCCCGACTTCTGAGGAATTCAGATTCATTCCTACCCCGGGATATACTCATCGTGTTTTACAAATTCCTCCCCGTCACTCCACAGAAGAGGGCAGTCAAGAAGAGGGGGACCAAGCACTTTCTAATgaggaacaagaagaacaagttGATGGGCAAAGACCGAAGATCTATATTGTGGAAGATACTGA GTTAAGTCCAGGATATCTTGTTGCCGAAATGTGCAGAAAAGTTATAGAAAAGCTTTACCGGGgtactttttttaattatagtgagcttaaatgcgagaaaagagaaaaagagagaaatgaATGGTTCAACATGTTTAAA TCGCTTGTAAGCTGGGACCGTTGCGATGATGCTAAAATGGAATACTTGTTTCATAAAAGATGTGTTGCACGACTGCGCGATATATTGCAAAAGGCTAAAGAGAAAGCATGCAAGCCGCCTTGGATGGGTGTAGATACATGGAGGTTTCTTTTTGAGAAGTGGAAGACAAAAGAGTTCAAAGATGTCTCCAAACAAAATAAGACTAATCGATCATCAAGTAGAGGTGGGGCAGTCCATACGTCTGGCCGTAAAGCTCACCATGATGTTGCACTTGAATTG GCTAAAAAACTCAAGCGACCCGCACATCCGGATGAGCTCTTCATTGCCACCCATAAAAAGAAGAATGGGGAGTGGGTTGACGAGCGTGCAGCGACAACACAT GAAACATATGTGAGTAGTCTTACACAAGCCACACAAACTGGTAATGATGTGGATGGATCAACAAGAATACAAATGTGGAAAGACGTTGTCGGAGGTAAAACACGGGGTCGGTGTTATGGAGTTGCACAATTGGCGCACAACGTAAGAGATGGAGTGAGCTTTTTGACACAAGTGTCTGTTACAAACCCCAATAGAGAAGCAGATAGCGAAGCCATTGAGGCTGCCAGAGCTGAAGCTGCCGCTGCACGTGAAGAGGCTGCCAGAGCTGAAGCGGAAGCTGCACGAGCTAATGCGCGGACAGATGAATTGGCAAAGCAATTTGAAGATCTTAGGAAAATGTTTGAAATGTTTCAGTCTCGTCAGCCGGGTTCTTCTAGTGCTCCTTCGAGTGAACATGCTCATTATAACTACTCG GAGGATGAGGAGGATGAGGAAGATGATGTTGCTGATGATCATGATCAAAACGAGTAG